One Spinacia oleracea cultivar Varoflay chromosome 4, BTI_SOV_V1, whole genome shotgun sequence DNA segment encodes these proteins:
- the LOC110792503 gene encoding DNA repair protein REV1-like isoform X4, whose amino-acid sequence MLNFSGEGVKAGMFVRDAKDRCPHLEIVPYNFEAYEEIADQFYNILHKHCDKVQALSCDEAFLDVTESEVAGPELLVSEIRKEIFETTGCTASAVIAANMLMVRLATRTDKPNGQCYISPEKVDEYLLPLLIKTLRGIGHVLEQKLKKKGVQNCGQLRMFPKEALQRDFRTKTGEMLWNYSRGVDNRLVGVIQDGR is encoded by the exons ATGCTAAATTTCTCCGGAGAAG GGGTTAAAGCTGGAATGTTCGTCAGAGATGCCAAGGATCGTTGTCCTCATCTGGAAATCGTACCTTACAATTTTGAAGCTTATGAAGAG ATAGCTGACCAATTCTACAACATATTGCATAAACACTGCGATAAAGTGCAGGCAT TAAGTTGCGATGAAGCATTTCTGGATGTCACTGAATCAGAAGTGGCAGGGCCTGAGCTTTTAGTTTCAGAGATAAGAAAAGAGATCTTTGAAACTACAGGTTGCACAGCTAGTGCAGTGATTGCTGCAAATATGCTTATGGTTCGCCTTGCCACCAGAACTGATAAACCAAATGGTCAATGCTACATTTCTCCGGAGAAG GTCGATGAGTATCTGTTACCACTCCTTATAAAAACACTCCGAGGTATTGGACATGTGTTGgagcaaaagttgaaaaagaaaGGAGTTCAGAATTGCGGCCAGCTGCGAATGTTTCCCAAG GAGGCTTTACAGAGGGACTTCAGAACAAAGACCGGTGAAATGTTGTGGAATTACTCCAGAGGTGTTGACAACCGGCTAGTTGGAGTCATTCAG GATGGTAGATAG
- the LOC110792503 gene encoding DNA repair protein REV1-like isoform X1, which produces MLNFSGEELMDKPVAVCHSDSPRGTSEISSANYPARDYGVKAGMFVRDAKDRCPHLEIVPYNFEAYEEIADQFYNILHKHCDKVQALSCDEAFLDVTESEVAGPELLVSEIRKEIFETTGCTASAVIAANMLMVRLATRTDKPNGQCYISPEKVDEYLLPLLIKTLRGIGHVLEQKLKKKGVQNCGQLRMFPKEALQRDFRTKTGEMLWNYSRGVDNRLVGVIQDGR; this is translated from the exons ATGCTAAATTTCTCCGGAGAAG AATTGATGGACAAGCCTGTAGCAGTGTGCCATTCAGACAGTCCTAGAGGAACTTCTGAAATTTCTTCTGCTAACTATCCTGCTCGAGATTATG GGGTTAAAGCTGGAATGTTCGTCAGAGATGCCAAGGATCGTTGTCCTCATCTGGAAATCGTACCTTACAATTTTGAAGCTTATGAAGAG ATAGCTGACCAATTCTACAACATATTGCATAAACACTGCGATAAAGTGCAGGCAT TAAGTTGCGATGAAGCATTTCTGGATGTCACTGAATCAGAAGTGGCAGGGCCTGAGCTTTTAGTTTCAGAGATAAGAAAAGAGATCTTTGAAACTACAGGTTGCACAGCTAGTGCAGTGATTGCTGCAAATATGCTTATGGTTCGCCTTGCCACCAGAACTGATAAACCAAATGGTCAATGCTACATTTCTCCGGAGAAG GTCGATGAGTATCTGTTACCACTCCTTATAAAAACACTCCGAGGTATTGGACATGTGTTGgagcaaaagttgaaaaagaaaGGAGTTCAGAATTGCGGCCAGCTGCGAATGTTTCCCAAG GAGGCTTTACAGAGGGACTTCAGAACAAAGACCGGTGAAATGTTGTGGAATTACTCCAGAGGTGTTGACAACCGGCTAGTTGGAGTCATTCAG GATGGTAGATAG
- the LOC110792503 gene encoding DNA repair protein REV1-like isoform X3, with product MLNFSGEELMDKPVAVCHSDSPRGTSEISSANYPARDYGVKAGMFVRDAKDRCPHLEIVPYNFEAYEEAVSCDEAFLDVTESEVAGPELLVSEIRKEIFETTGCTASAVIAANMLMVRLATRTDKPNGQCYISPEKVDEYLLPLLIKTLRGIGHVLEQKLKKKGVQNCGQLRMFPKEALQRDFRTKTGEMLWNYSRGVDNRLVGVIQDGR from the exons ATGCTAAATTTCTCCGGAGAAG AATTGATGGACAAGCCTGTAGCAGTGTGCCATTCAGACAGTCCTAGAGGAACTTCTGAAATTTCTTCTGCTAACTATCCTGCTCGAGATTATG GGGTTAAAGCTGGAATGTTCGTCAGAGATGCCAAGGATCGTTGTCCTCATCTGGAAATCGTACCTTACAATTTTGAAGCTTATGAAGAG GCAGTAAGTTGCGATGAAGCATTTCTGGATGTCACTGAATCAGAAGTGGCAGGGCCTGAGCTTTTAGTTTCAGAGATAAGAAAAGAGATCTTTGAAACTACAGGTTGCACAGCTAGTGCAGTGATTGCTGCAAATATGCTTATGGTTCGCCTTGCCACCAGAACTGATAAACCAAATGGTCAATGCTACATTTCTCCGGAGAAG GTCGATGAGTATCTGTTACCACTCCTTATAAAAACACTCCGAGGTATTGGACATGTGTTGgagcaaaagttgaaaaagaaaGGAGTTCAGAATTGCGGCCAGCTGCGAATGTTTCCCAAG GAGGCTTTACAGAGGGACTTCAGAACAAAGACCGGTGAAATGTTGTGGAATTACTCCAGAGGTGTTGACAACCGGCTAGTTGGAGTCATTCAG GATGGTAGATAG
- the LOC110792503 gene encoding DNA repair protein REV1-like isoform X5, translating into MLNFSGEGVKAGMFVRDAKDRCPHLEIVPYNFEAYEEAVSCDEAFLDVTESEVAGPELLVSEIRKEIFETTGCTASAVIAANMLMVRLATRTDKPNGQCYISPEKVDEYLLPLLIKTLRGIGHVLEQKLKKKGVQNCGQLRMFPKEALQRDFRTKTGEMLWNYSRGVDNRLVGVIQDGR; encoded by the exons ATGCTAAATTTCTCCGGAGAAG GGGTTAAAGCTGGAATGTTCGTCAGAGATGCCAAGGATCGTTGTCCTCATCTGGAAATCGTACCTTACAATTTTGAAGCTTATGAAGAG GCAGTAAGTTGCGATGAAGCATTTCTGGATGTCACTGAATCAGAAGTGGCAGGGCCTGAGCTTTTAGTTTCAGAGATAAGAAAAGAGATCTTTGAAACTACAGGTTGCACAGCTAGTGCAGTGATTGCTGCAAATATGCTTATGGTTCGCCTTGCCACCAGAACTGATAAACCAAATGGTCAATGCTACATTTCTCCGGAGAAG GTCGATGAGTATCTGTTACCACTCCTTATAAAAACACTCCGAGGTATTGGACATGTGTTGgagcaaaagttgaaaaagaaaGGAGTTCAGAATTGCGGCCAGCTGCGAATGTTTCCCAAG GAGGCTTTACAGAGGGACTTCAGAACAAAGACCGGTGAAATGTTGTGGAATTACTCCAGAGGTGTTGACAACCGGCTAGTTGGAGTCATTCAG GATGGTAGATAG
- the LOC110792503 gene encoding DNA repair protein REV1-like isoform X2, which yields MDKPVAVCHSDSPRGTSEISSANYPARDYGVKAGMFVRDAKDRCPHLEIVPYNFEAYEEIADQFYNILHKHCDKVQALSCDEAFLDVTESEVAGPELLVSEIRKEIFETTGCTASAVIAANMLMVRLATRTDKPNGQCYISPEKVDEYLLPLLIKTLRGIGHVLEQKLKKKGVQNCGQLRMFPKEALQRDFRTKTGEMLWNYSRGVDNRLVGVIQDGR from the exons ATGGACAAGCCTGTAGCAGTGTGCCATTCAGACAGTCCTAGAGGAACTTCTGAAATTTCTTCTGCTAACTATCCTGCTCGAGATTATG GGGTTAAAGCTGGAATGTTCGTCAGAGATGCCAAGGATCGTTGTCCTCATCTGGAAATCGTACCTTACAATTTTGAAGCTTATGAAGAG ATAGCTGACCAATTCTACAACATATTGCATAAACACTGCGATAAAGTGCAGGCAT TAAGTTGCGATGAAGCATTTCTGGATGTCACTGAATCAGAAGTGGCAGGGCCTGAGCTTTTAGTTTCAGAGATAAGAAAAGAGATCTTTGAAACTACAGGTTGCACAGCTAGTGCAGTGATTGCTGCAAATATGCTTATGGTTCGCCTTGCCACCAGAACTGATAAACCAAATGGTCAATGCTACATTTCTCCGGAGAAG GTCGATGAGTATCTGTTACCACTCCTTATAAAAACACTCCGAGGTATTGGACATGTGTTGgagcaaaagttgaaaaagaaaGGAGTTCAGAATTGCGGCCAGCTGCGAATGTTTCCCAAG GAGGCTTTACAGAGGGACTTCAGAACAAAGACCGGTGAAATGTTGTGGAATTACTCCAGAGGTGTTGACAACCGGCTAGTTGGAGTCATTCAG GATGGTAGATAG